The following are encoded together in the Parabacteroides chongii genome:
- a CDS encoding glycoside hydrolase family 130 protein translates to MDKLKIIGEPQPDMPWEDRPADCKDVIWRYSNNPVIPRDIIPTSNSVFNSAVVPFKGGYAGVFRCDDTNRRMRLHVGFSADAIHWNISETKLEFECDDEEIGKFVYAYDPRVCFIEDRYYITWCNGYHGPTIGVAYTFDFETFHQLENAYLPFNRNGVMFPRKINGNFAMLSRPSDNGHTPFGDIFYSESPDMCFWGKHRHVMAPAPFEVSAWQCLKVGAGPIPIETSEGWLLIYHGVLQSCNGYVYSFGAALLDLDQPWKIKYRTGPYLLSPQKEYECMGDVPNVTFPCAALHDPESDRIAIYYGCADTVTGLAFGYISEIIEFTKKNSIV, encoded by the coding sequence ATGGATAAACTGAAAATTATTGGCGAACCGCAGCCTGACATGCCTTGGGAAGACCGCCCGGCCGATTGTAAGGATGTGATCTGGAGATATTCGAATAACCCGGTGATACCGCGTGATATCATCCCGACATCCAACAGTGTATTCAACAGTGCAGTCGTTCCTTTCAAGGGAGGCTATGCTGGTGTATTCCGTTGTGACGACACGAACCGCCGTATGCGTTTGCATGTAGGTTTCAGTGCCGATGCTATCCATTGGAATATTTCTGAAACAAAGCTGGAGTTCGAATGTGATGACGAAGAGATCGGAAAGTTTGTTTACGCTTATGATCCGCGCGTCTGCTTCATCGAAGACCGTTATTACATCACCTGGTGCAACGGCTATCACGGCCCGACAATCGGTGTAGCTTATACGTTCGATTTCGAAACATTCCACCAGCTGGAAAATGCGTATCTGCCTTTTAACCGTAACGGTGTGATGTTCCCGCGTAAGATCAACGGTAATTTTGCCATGCTGAGTCGTCCGAGTGATAACGGGCATACACCGTTCGGCGATATCTTCTACAGCGAATCTCCCGATATGTGTTTCTGGGGAAAACATCGTCATGTGATGGCTCCGGCTCCGTTCGAAGTGAGTGCATGGCAATGCCTGAAGGTGGGTGCAGGTCCTATTCCTATCGAGACATCGGAAGGATGGTTGCTGATCTATCATGGCGTGTTACAGTCTTGTAACGGCTATGTATATAGCTTTGGTGCTGCCTTGTTGGATTTGGATCAGCCCTGGAAGATTAAATATCGCACAGGTCCTTATCTGCTTTCTCCGCAGAAAGAGTATGAATGTATGGGAGATGTTCCTAACGTTACTTTCCCATGTGCCGCCTTGCATGATCCCGAATCGGATCGTATCGCTATTTATTATGGTTGTGCTGATACGGTGACAGGTCTTGCTTTTGGCTATATCAGCGAGATCATTGAATTTACAAAGAAGAATTCTATTGTATAA